The following nucleotide sequence is from Pleurodeles waltl isolate 20211129_DDA chromosome 8, aPleWal1.hap1.20221129, whole genome shotgun sequence.
ACTATCCTGGGAGGGCTGGGGTTACTTACTAAGGGTTGTGAGGGCTCTTAGGCTCCACTGTGTTATTTTGTGCTACACCTGTGAGCTTTTATGATGGTGAGTAGTTTGATGCAATCCTTTGAACCCAACACAAAACCTTAAGAattaaccccctttgtgtttatcaTTCTTCCTAGGTAGTTGGATGTTTGTGTTATGCTCCAGGTACACAAATCTTGCGAGTTTCAAAGGAGAAGTGTTGGGGAAAGGCTGAGAAATAATATTGTCCTATGAAAAATTATCTAAGGATCTGATTTAAATATATGTAATTTCTTTGTATTTAGGGACTGATGGCAAGGTTGAAGAAAAAGGCAATAAAGGAGAACAAGGACTACGAGGATTTCCAGGGAAACTTGGCCCTCAAGGGATCCCTGGACCTGTGGGACACAAGGGTCAAAAGGGAGAGCTAGGACTCCAAGGCCGTAAAGGGATGAAAGGTGACGTAGGTGATCGTGGCCCTGAAGGAGCAAAGGGTGAAATAGGTTACACAGGTGCAATTGGGCTGCCTGGTCCTGTGGGTCCAACCGGCATTCAAGGTCTGAAGGGTGATACAGGAGATATCGGACCAAAGGGTGCACTTGGATTGCAGGGTGAAAAAGGCACTAAAGGAGATACTGGAGAAAAGGGTAACACAGGCGACATCGCCATGGTACCGAAAAGTGCCTTCACAGTTGGTCTCACAATTGCTACTAAGCTGCCACCTGCCAACGTTCCAATCAAGTTTGACAAAGTGATTTATAATGGACAAAGTCACTACAGTCAAGAAACAGGAAAGTTTACCTGTGAGTTTGCCGGGATATATTATTTCACCTATCACATCACTGTTTATTCAAGAAATGTAAGGGTAGCTCTGGTTAAAAATGGGGTTAAAATTATCCACACTGTGGACAAATATCAAGGCTCTGAGGACCAGGCGTCAGGTGGAGCAGTGCTCCAACTACAGGTTGGTGATGAGGTGTGGATGCAGACATCTGGGGGAGAGGCTTTCAGTGGATTGTTTGCAGACCAGGATGATGACACTACTTTCActggttttcttcttttttcttttcaataaattgATGAATACAAATTCCACAAAAATAGACTTTGTTCTTGTTTCATGTTTCAGTTGTACAGTTCCCGTAAAATAATGCCTAACCTCACACTACATTTTGATTCATTTTTTATGTATCACTGACAGTAGTGAAATCACTACTTTATGGACCTCCACACATGCATTTTCCTCAGCCAGGTGTCACAAGTTATATCACGTCAAGGGTCATAATCTTCTTAGTATGAAGGTGGGGGTCATCTTAATTTTACTGTTAATGTGTCTTTGCAGCACCCTGATATTACACTCTCCTCAAAACTCCATCTCATTTCCCTTTCTCTGATGTCAAATTTCAGGATTTCTTAGGAAAGGGAGAATTCAATTGTTTATGAAACAATCTTAGAAAACTCACTAGAAGGGCTTCGTGGACCTAACCTTTCCACATAATAGAATAGTAAGGATTTTATCCCCTTTACTTTGAATTCACCAACATGAAACCCTGGGGCACAACTTCCACTCCTTCCAACTTTCTAGTGCTTCCCAATAACAACCAGTATTATGTTGGATACATCTTCAAAGGGATAGGAGTGGACAAGCTCAACATGCAAGAAATTATCACCTTATTGCGCTCAAAGGAAACTGCAAAATGGGGTTTCAACTGTTTGTGAGCACCAACAACCAACAAAGTACTCAACCACATGTTAAGTACAACCTAGTAATCAGAGGCTTTAtataagcataattattgcatgcaTTCTTTGCTTGAACAaagcattcacaaattgtgagaaattgggttgttagttgactagggtcaatcaacagccacaattccttgcagggtgaactacaaaaagtcactaaaaattaacctgtgcttaaccctgggtaacttggcacaaaaagcagtttaaggttcaaaatagggcCTAAAGACCAAAGCACCAACCGCAGACATCTAATCGCGGAAGacaaggtcaaagtcaaaagttgaggctgaccgcgatcgAGCACAGCTCGGATACAAGAAGTGGGTCGGGCCCATTCagcacttaccttcggacttagaacatagaaaatgtctgagaaggtaaagttcagcattgCAAGGCTGCAAGAGGTGTTCAAGGAGGGAGCATCATCGTCGGTTAGCTTTAAGTGGAAGTTGCAGTGAAGatgtctccctctcactctctctctcttttatgctctttctcccactcacacactcactcagaccttccacacccaatcacagatccactcagaccctcatgcaccaactcacagccccactcagaccctcaaacacccactcgcagacccactaagacactcacgcacccactcacagacacactcagactctcacacacccactcacagatccattgacacgctaatgcacccactcaaagacctgtaAAGatgcacccacttagacactgatgcatgcactctcacacccagacagagactcttccAGCCCTTCttatccccagatacacccttttacacctattctcccacccagagagacaggctgcggccaactcctgccatgcacggccaaagggccatgtatagagtagggttgggtggttagggacaTTGGATGCAGGGTCTTGctgccaacccctgccacacacaggcaaaggccgtgcaaggttgggtgcttacagaccctgtgaccaaccaccgttgtgcactgccaaaggccacGCGGTGGTGCGcggtggtggttgaattaatgtatagttaTGAAAATTGCTataggttaaaaaaacatagaaattcactgaaaaaaacaaaggttacaggaatgttatagttaggaaatagaatttaaaaaaacatagaaattcactgaaaaaataaaggttacaagggCGATAAAGTTAAGCTTACATTTCAAACGTACTAAATcatacaaattcacctgttatagttagcctTATCTCACATAACTAtgattcgtgccctaaggtaaaaataatttgcgtcctcgccatgcactgctgcttaccgcacaaattacagcactcatgacatcttttataacatcattgataatgtcacttaacatctgtagtaaaattattgatcagataactgtgcagggcggggacacgagttatagttacctccagGTTTGCAGTAACCTCAGAAAGAAGAGGCTCAGGGTAAGGGAGAGACCAGATGAAATGGTCTCTTTAGATATGCGATGTATTTAATTTGCTCGTGTGCCTTGGAAGATTGCGTATTCCTCAAGAAAGGAGAGATGTACTAGCTCAGAAAATAGTGCAGATAAAGTTTCCCAAAATAAATTAATTTGGCAGTTGTCTCTTTGAAGCATGAAACACACAGCGGTTATGTTAGAGGGGCAGAGGACTTGCCACACATTTTATGGACAGGTCCAAGAACAGTgatgatgggatttatatttcggcagacaggatatccgtcatcgtctgccaaactccaaatcagggcctaagtattaAAATATACCTTATGATGATACATATTATCTATGACCCTgtgctgtactgggtggaagtatAAATTTATAggtcattgtttttttctgttcataACCTTTTAAATGTCCTTGGGAAAAAGACATGGTGAACGGGTACTCAACTTCtaaaattattttgaaaagggAATGATTGCCCTTTTATTATTACACTAGTGATATTCTTTCAAAGACATATAACTATACTCAAGATTTTGTTCCCGATATTTTGTATATTCCGtccacaatattttggtagcatTTTCTGTTAGAAAATTTTATGAAAGCTTTTATTTAGAATCTATTGAAAGTTTGAATAAAAACTGATTTTATAAAAGTACTTCTCAGAAGAATGGATCTGTGATCACAATACATTTATTGGAGTTGTTTATACTAGGGCCACGTGCATGAGTCCTTAGAGGTATGGAATTAATCGATCTGTAAGTGAGttcaatgaaaataaatatatattgtattttgaATCAATTTACACCTGAAATGCAAATGTTTCTTTCTATGGTAGTAGGTATTTTCTTAAATGATAACTTCTGGTGCATGTGCAATATGTACCCCAGATATCCATTCATATCTGAAAACTACAGTTCTTATACAATCGCTTCATTTTGCCATCACACACATTCATGTGGGCATGCCAGATCACAGATTCTGAACAATTCTATATTTCTACTGGGGCAATGATCTTTTTTGTTATCCATCCAACAATTATATTATCAATATTACACATTACATACTAAGCACATATTTTATTGAAAGTATTTAATGTAGTAAAAATAAAGTACAAAACAAACCTCATCTCAGTTTTTGAAGTCTACCGTGGAAACAATATGAATGAAATAAAGATGATGGTCACACGTGATTATCAGGTGGATCATTCTTAGTCTCCACCTGGGGtgttaggaggaggaggaggaggaaagagagggcagggTGGGGATGGAGTGTGAACagaagggccccagtactcattcTGCGCTGAGGAGCAGCGCCTTGTTTCCCTGTAGAAGTAAAAGGGAGCTATGAACTTGAAGATCTTCAGCACTTCCTCACTGCAAACAGACTGTGTTGGTGTGTTGCGGGGAGCATGAAGCGAAGGCTCTGACTTGGTTTCTCTTGGATACCCCTTAGATGGAGCAGCCCCGGGTGACCCTATATGTAGGCTGGGCCGGGAAGACCTTACAACATCATGGTTCTCACTGGAGCCTTTCATCCTCGTATGACTGGTCACTTTGCCTGAGGTTTGCTTCTTGATAGGAGGTGAACACCATTTGCCTGGTGGGTTATGGACCACCTTCTTCTCACAGAGGTTTTGAATCATTTTGGGCTTACTTTTGTTGGTGCTTGTCTTTGCACCTCTAGTGTCTGTTTTGGTTCCTGAAAGTCCTCCTTTGGGCTGCTTGCTGTTAATGATGCGTGTACTTTTCTGCACATTGATATCAGGAAAGCGATTCCATTTGTCCAAGACGGCAGAGTCGTAGATCAGTGGGTATCTGTAATACAACTGAGATGGGAACAAATCCTGCTTTTTGACTGGTACCGACACAGAGGGGAACATGATATACAATTCCCTCTGATGCCCCCTTTGTGACTCTTGTTTTTTTTAGCTCTCTTTGTGATAAATGTCAAATTTCTCTTCTCAAAATAAGTAAATTCTATGAATCCACCAAAGCAAATTCGGTACAGTAGTTTGTGTACTGGTGCATCAGTTTTAATACCTGCACACTActgccttttcctccttatttttgtaCTGTTTCCTCCTGCACGCAATGTTTTACTGACGATAGTTGCTAGGAATTAATTTATTATACTCTATTGTTGTTGCCTGCAGAAACAAAGTGTAAAAACAGATCATGTTATACATTTTACATATTTCGTTTTTGCCTTAAATATATACAAAGGTTTAAAGCTAGATTAAATGGCATATAGAAGAAAATCAGTGATGCTCAACAATATCACACACAGCGTGAATGTTGTTTCCACAAAGAAGAATAGGTTTTTGTTTTCAGGTTAAACCGCTCAGAGAAATCCCAGCGAAATGGAAACTGCCCTTCTCAGTGCAGACGGATTAAAACAGTTATTCCACTGCACTCACACAGTTACAGTCCTGTCCCAAAGTAGGGTGACACACATGACTAAGGGATCTTAAGAAACACATTAAAATAGAATATAGCCAAAATTAATATAGAGAAAAAGTGTTTAATTCTTGATTTCTGAATGAGGGGCT
It contains:
- the C1QTNF9 gene encoding complement C1q and tumor necrosis factor-related protein 9A, encoding MHACAALLLLLVILASPVVLQRQDNCMQGHPGVSGTPGHNGSPGRDGRDGLRGDKGDAGEAGPPGIPGKDGNKGERGQSGTDGKVEEKGNKGEQGLRGFPGKLGPQGIPGPVGHKGQKGELGLQGRKGMKGDVGDRGPEGAKGEIGYTGAIGLPGPVGPTGIQGLKGDTGDIGPKGALGLQGEKGTKGDTGEKGNTGDIAMVPKSAFTVGLTIATKLPPANVPIKFDKVIYNGQSHYSQETGKFTCEFAGIYYFTYHITVYSRNVRVALVKNGVKIIHTVDKYQGSEDQASGGAVLQLQVGDEVWMQTSGGEAFSGLFADQDDDTTFTGFLLFSFQ